The following are encoded together in the Oceanobacillus zhaokaii genome:
- the rpoC gene encoding DNA-directed RNA polymerase subunit beta', giving the protein MLDVNTFEYMKIGLASPEKIRSWSYGEVKKPETINYRTLKPEKDGLFCERIFGPTKDWECHCGKYKRVRYKGVVCDRCGVEVTKSKVRRERMGHIELAAPVSHIWYFKGIPSRMGLILDMSPRALEEVIYFAAYIVTDSGNTPLEKKQLLSEKEYRSYYDKYGNSFKAQMGAEAIRKLLQDIDLEKEVDALREELKTASGQRRTRAIKRLEVLEAFRHSGNDTSWMVLDVIPVIPPEIRPMVQLDGGRFATSDLNDLYRRVINRNNRLKRLLDLGAPSIIVQNEKRMLQEAVDALIDNGRRGRPVTGPGNRPLKSLSHMLKGKQGRFRQNLLGKRVDYSGRSVIIVGPNLKMYQCGLPREMALELFKPFIMKELVERGLAHNIKSAKRKIERVHPDVWDVLEDVIKEHPVLLNRAPTLHRLGIQAFEPTLVEGRAIRLHPLVCTAYNADFDGDQMAVHVPLSAEAQAEARILMLAAQNILNPKDGKPVVTPSQDMVLGNYYLTLERAGAVGEGSVFKDINEAMLAYHNGYVHLHTRIAVLASSVNNKTFTEKQQNMMLLTTVGKLIFNEILPESFPYINEPTKVNLQEETPANYFVEVGVDLQKEIENRDEVKPFKKGFLGDIIAEVFKQYKITETSKMLDRMKDLGFSYSTKAGMTVGISDIVVLPDKQEILDEAQIKVDNVLKQFRRGLITEEERYDRVISIWSQAKDVIQGKLMDSLSNRNPIFMMSDSGARGNASNFTQLAGMRGLMADPSGKIIEIPIKSSFREGLTVLEYFISTHGARKGLADTALKTADSGYLTRRLVDVAQDVIIREEDCGTDRGLTVSALVDGTEVIEPLIDRLIGRNAFTPVKHPETGKVLVKRNELILEDKAKAIINAGVEEVTIRSAFTCNTKHGVCQKCYGRNLATGADVEVGEAVGIIAAQSIGEPGTQLTMRTFHTGGVAGDDITQGLPRIQELFEARIPKGQAVITEIAGTVLEMKEVKDKQEIVIQGEVEQRSYPVPYNARMKVAIGDEVFAGQELTEGSIDPKDLLRIQGVEGVQAYLLREVQRVYRMQGVEIGDKHVEVMVRQMLRKIRVSESGDTNLLPGSLLELHQFRDANHAVLIDGEQPATGKPVLLGITKASLETDSFLSAASFQETTRVLTDAAIKGKRDELLGLKENVIIGKLVPAGTGMPQYRNIKGVLDKPVIEQTEEIETVQ; this is encoded by the coding sequence TTGCTAGATGTAAATACATTTGAGTATATGAAAATAGGTTTGGCTTCACCAGAGAAGATTCGCTCCTGGTCATATGGCGAGGTTAAAAAACCAGAAACAATTAATTATCGTACGTTAAAGCCTGAGAAAGATGGTTTGTTCTGTGAACGTATATTTGGGCCAACTAAAGACTGGGAATGCCATTGTGGAAAATACAAACGTGTTCGGTACAAAGGTGTTGTTTGTGATCGCTGTGGTGTAGAAGTTACTAAATCGAAAGTGCGCCGTGAACGTATGGGCCACATCGAATTAGCCGCGCCTGTATCGCATATTTGGTATTTCAAAGGAATTCCAAGCAGAATGGGTCTTATTTTAGACATGTCTCCAAGAGCGTTAGAAGAAGTTATCTACTTCGCTGCATATATTGTGACTGATTCTGGAAATACACCTTTAGAAAAGAAACAATTATTGTCTGAGAAGGAATATCGTTCATATTATGATAAGTATGGTAATTCTTTTAAAGCACAAATGGGTGCGGAAGCAATTCGCAAGCTACTTCAAGATATTGACCTTGAAAAAGAAGTTGACGCATTAAGAGAAGAACTAAAGACTGCAAGTGGTCAAAGAAGAACAAGAGCAATTAAAAGATTAGAAGTATTGGAAGCGTTCCGTCATTCTGGAAATGATACGAGCTGGATGGTTCTTGATGTTATTCCAGTAATCCCGCCAGAAATAAGACCAATGGTTCAACTTGATGGTGGACGTTTTGCTACTTCTGATTTAAATGATTTATATCGTCGAGTAATTAACAGAAATAACCGTCTAAAACGGCTGTTGGACCTTGGTGCACCTAGTATCATCGTACAAAATGAGAAACGTATGCTTCAAGAAGCAGTTGATGCTTTAATTGATAATGGTCGTAGAGGCCGTCCGGTAACAGGACCAGGTAATAGACCTCTGAAATCTTTATCACACATGCTAAAAGGGAAGCAAGGTCGTTTCCGTCAAAACTTACTTGGAAAACGTGTTGACTACTCTGGCCGTTCTGTAATTATCGTTGGTCCTAACTTAAAGATGTACCAATGCGGACTGCCGAGAGAAATGGCATTAGAGCTATTTAAACCATTTATTATGAAGGAGCTTGTCGAAAGAGGACTTGCGCATAATATTAAGTCAGCGAAACGTAAAATTGAGCGTGTACACCCTGATGTTTGGGATGTGCTGGAAGATGTTATTAAGGAACATCCAGTACTCTTAAACCGCGCACCTACATTGCATAGACTAGGTATTCAAGCATTTGAGCCTACATTAGTAGAAGGACGCGCAATTCGTTTGCATCCCTTAGTATGTACTGCATATAATGCCGACTTTGATGGTGACCAAATGGCTGTTCACGTTCCACTAAGTGCAGAAGCACAAGCAGAAGCACGTATCCTAATGCTTGCTGCGCAAAACATCTTAAATCCAAAAGATGGTAAACCGGTTGTTACACCATCACAGGATATGGTATTAGGAAACTACTACTTGACGTTGGAGCGCGCTGGAGCGGTCGGAGAAGGTAGTGTATTTAAAGATATTAATGAAGCGATGTTAGCTTATCATAATGGATATGTTCATTTACACACACGGATAGCAGTGCTTGCATCTAGCGTAAATAACAAAACATTTACAGAAAAGCAACAAAATATGATGCTTCTAACGACTGTTGGTAAGTTAATCTTTAACGAGATATTACCGGAGTCATTCCCATATATTAACGAACCTACAAAAGTAAACTTGCAAGAAGAAACACCAGCAAATTACTTTGTGGAAGTTGGAGTAGATCTTCAGAAGGAGATCGAAAATCGCGATGAAGTTAAGCCATTTAAGAAAGGTTTCTTAGGTGATATTATTGCTGAAGTATTCAAGCAGTATAAGATTACAGAAACATCGAAAATGCTTGACCGTATGAAAGATTTAGGATTTAGTTATTCTACGAAAGCTGGTATGACAGTTGGTATATCTGATATCGTTGTTTTACCTGATAAACAAGAAATTCTTGATGAAGCACAAATCAAAGTAGATAACGTCCTTAAACAATTCCGTCGTGGATTGATTACTGAAGAAGAACGCTATGACCGAGTAATTTCGATTTGGTCACAAGCAAAAGACGTTATTCAAGGTAAGTTAATGGATTCATTGAGTAACCGAAATCCAATTTTCATGATGAGTGATTCCGGTGCCCGTGGTAACGCATCTAACTTCACGCAGCTTGCAGGTATGCGTGGTTTAATGGCGGATCCATCTGGTAAAATCATTGAAATCCCAATCAAATCAAGTTTCCGTGAAGGTTTAACAGTGCTAGAATACTTTATTTCTACACACGGTGCTCGTAAAGGTCTTGCGGATACAGCACTTAAGACTGCTGACTCTGGTTACTTAACAAGAAGGCTTGTAGATGTTGCACAAGATGTAATCATCCGTGAAGAAGATTGTGGTACAGATCGTGGCTTAACTGTTTCTGCTTTAGTAGATGGAACAGAAGTGATTGAACCATTAATCGATCGTCTAATCGGACGTAATGCATTCACACCTGTGAAGCATCCTGAAACAGGTAAAGTACTTGTGAAACGAAATGAATTAATTCTAGAAGACAAAGCGAAGGCGATTATTAATGCAGGAGTTGAAGAGGTAACAATTCGCTCTGCATTTACATGTAACACCAAACACGGCGTCTGCCAAAAATGTTATGGTCGTAACCTTGCAACTGGTGCTGATGTTGAGGTTGGAGAAGCAGTTGGTATTATTGCTGCCCAATCTATCGGTGAGCCAGGTACACAGTTAACAATGCGTACCTTCCATACAGGTGGGGTTGCTGGAGACGATATTACCCAAGGTTTACCACGTATTCAAGAACTATTTGAAGCGCGTATTCCGAAAGGTCAGGCAGTAATTACAGAAATCGCAGGTACTGTCCTAGAAATGAAAGAAGTGAAGGATAAACAAGAAATTGTTATCCAAGGTGAAGTTGAGCAACGTTCTTACCCTGTTCCGTACAACGCGAGAATGAAAGTCGCTATCGGTGACGAAGTATTCGCTGGTCAGGAGTTAACGGAAGGTTCAATTGATCCGAAAGACTTGCTGCGCATCCAAGGTGTTGAAGGTGTTCAAGCTTACCTATTACGCGAAGTACAACGCGTATATCGTATGCAAGGGGTAGAAATTGGCGATAAACACGTAGAAGTAATGGTTCGCCAAATGCTACGTAAAATCCGTGTAAGTGAATCTGGAGATACGAACTTACTTCCTGGTTCACTACTTGAATTACATCAATTTAGAGATGCGAACCATGCTGTCTTAATTGATGGTGAACAGCCAGCAACAGGGAAACCTGTTTTACTAGGGATTACGAAAGCTTCCTTGGAAACAGATTCATTCCTATCAGCAGCATCATTCCAAGAAACAACTCGTGTCTTAACAGATGCAGCAATTAAAGGAAAACGCGATGAGTTACTTGGATTAAAAGAAAATGTTATTATCGGAAAACTCGTTCCAGCTGGTACGGGAATGCCACAGTATCGTAACATTAAAGGTGTACTTGATAAACCTGTAATTGAACAAACAGAAGAGATCGAAACGGTTCAATAG
- a CDS encoding ribosomal L7Ae/L30e/S12e/Gadd45 family protein has translation MSYEKVAQDKTRIVIGIKQTLKAMKNGEVSEVFIADDANQQLTQKVASLAVELNIPCHHVGSKEKLGAACNIEVNASSVAVKK, from the coding sequence ATGTCTTATGAAAAAGTGGCGCAAGATAAAACACGAATTGTTATCGGAATAAAACAAACACTTAAAGCCATGAAAAATGGTGAGGTAAGTGAAGTTTTCATTGCTGATGATGCTAATCAGCAATTGACACAAAAGGTAGCTAGCTTAGCTGTGGAATTAAATATACCTTGTCACCATGTTGGTTCGAAAGAAAAGCTCGGCGCAGCTTGTAATATTGAAGTGAATGCATCAAGCGTAGCGGTGAAGAAATAG
- the rpsL gene encoding 30S ribosomal protein S12: MPTINQLIRKGRVSKVKKTDSPALNKGYNSFKKKLTNQSSPQKRGVCTRVGTLTPKKPNSALRKYARVRLSNNMEVTAYIPGIGHNLQEHSVVLLRGGRVKDLPGVRYHIVRGALDTAGVDGRMQSRSKYGTKKPKQK; the protein is encoded by the coding sequence ATGCCTACAATTAATCAACTTATCCGTAAAGGTCGTGTGAGTAAAGTGAAAAAGACTGACTCACCTGCACTTAATAAAGGATACAACAGCTTTAAAAAGAAATTAACAAACCAAAGTTCCCCACAAAAACGTGGTGTATGTACTCGTGTTGGTACATTGACTCCTAAGAAACCGAACTCAGCTTTACGTAAATATGCGCGTGTTCGTTTGTCGAACAACATGGAAGTAACAGCATACATCCCAGGGATTGGTCACAATCTACAAGAGCATAGTGTAGTACTTCTACGTGGAGGTCGTGTTAAAGACTTACCAGGGGTACGTTACCATATCGTTCGTGGTGCACTTGATACTGCTGGAGTAGACGGCCGTATGCAAAGCCGTTCAAAATACGGAACAAAGAAACCAAAACAAAAATAA
- the rpsG gene encoding 30S ribosomal protein S7, whose amino-acid sequence MPRKGPVPKRDVLPDPLYNSKLVTRLINQIMIDGKRGKAQKILYKAFELVAERSGQNSMEVFEQAMKNVMPVLEVRARRVGGSNYQVPVEVRPERRQALGLRYIVNYSRLRGEKTMEERLANEILDASNNTGASVKKREEMHKMAEANKAFAHYRW is encoded by the coding sequence ATGCCTCGTAAAGGACCAGTGCCAAAACGTGATGTATTGCCAGATCCACTATATAATTCAAAATTAGTAACTCGTTTAATCAACCAAATCATGATTGATGGTAAACGTGGAAAGGCTCAAAAAATTCTTTATAAAGCATTCGAATTAGTTGCTGAAAGAAGCGGCCAAAATTCTATGGAAGTTTTCGAACAAGCAATGAAAAATGTAATGCCAGTATTAGAAGTACGTGCTCGTCGTGTTGGGGGTTCAAACTATCAAGTACCAGTTGAAGTTCGCCCAGAACGTCGTCAAGCATTAGGCTTACGTTACATCGTTAACTACTCACGTCTACGTGGGGAGAAAACAATGGAAGAACGTCTTGCTAATGAAATTCTAGATGCTTCTAACAACACAGGAGCTTCTGTGAAAAAACGCGAAGAAATGCATAAAATGGCTGAAGCTAATAAAGCTTTCGCTCACTACCGTTGGTAA
- the fusA gene encoding elongation factor G, translated as MTREFSLEKTRNIGIMAHIDAGKTTTTERILFYTGRIHKIGETHEGASQMDWMEQEQERGITITSAATTAAWKGHRINIIDTPGHVDFTVEVERSLRVLDGAVTVLDAQSGVEPQTETVWRQATTYGVPRMVFVNKMDKTGADFLYATKTLKERLGANAHPVQMPIGAEDQFEGIIDLINKEAHFYTDDLGTVDESREIPADLLEQAQELRASLIEAVADSDEDLMMKFLEGEEISNEELKAAIRKATLNVEFYPVFCGSAFKNKGVQLVLDGVLDYLPAPTDVAAIEGIVPGTEEKVTRPADDKAPFSALAFKVMTDPFVGKLTFFRVYSGTLQSGSYVRNSVKDKRERVGRILQMHANHREEISEVYSGEIAAAVGLKDTTTGDTLCDEKNLVILESMDFPAPVISVAIEPKTKADQDKMGIALSKLAEEDPTFKTETNVETGQTIISGMGELHLDIIVDRMKREFKVEANVGAPQVAYRETFRASAEVEGKFVRQSGGRGQFGHVWIKFEPNEEGAGFEFNNNIVGGVVPREYIPAVEQGVRDSLENGVLAGYPLVDIKASLFDGSYHDVDSNEMAFKVAASMALKAAKNKCNPVILEPMMRVEIVIPEEYMGDIMGDVTSRRGRIEGMEARGNAQVVKGFVPLSEMFGYATALRSNTQGRGVYTMTFDHYEEVPKSISEEIIKKNAGE; from the coding sequence ATGACAAGAGAGTTCTCCTTGGAAAAGACGCGTAATATTGGTATTATGGCGCACATTGATGCAGGTAAAACCACTACTACTGAGCGTATTCTTTTCTACACAGGACGTATTCATAAGATTGGTGAAACACATGAAGGTGCATCACAGATGGACTGGATGGAGCAAGAACAAGAACGCGGAATTACGATTACTTCTGCTGCAACAACTGCTGCATGGAAAGGTCATCGAATCAACATCATTGACACTCCTGGACACGTAGACTTCACTGTTGAAGTTGAACGTTCATTACGTGTACTTGATGGAGCGGTGACTGTACTAGATGCACAATCAGGTGTAGAACCACAAACAGAAACTGTTTGGCGTCAAGCAACAACATACGGCGTACCACGTATGGTATTTGTTAATAAAATGGATAAAACAGGTGCGGATTTCCTTTATGCTACAAAAACATTAAAGGAACGTCTAGGTGCTAATGCACATCCTGTTCAAATGCCGATTGGTGCAGAAGATCAATTTGAAGGAATTATTGATTTAATCAACAAGGAAGCTCATTTTTATACAGATGACCTTGGAACAGTTGATGAATCAAGAGAAATTCCTGCTGATTTATTAGAACAAGCTCAAGAACTTCGTGCTAGCTTAATCGAAGCTGTAGCTGACTCTGATGAAGACTTAATGATGAAGTTCCTAGAAGGAGAAGAAATCTCCAACGAAGAACTAAAAGCTGCAATTCGAAAAGCAACTTTAAATGTTGAATTCTACCCTGTATTCTGTGGATCAGCATTTAAAAACAAAGGTGTTCAATTAGTGCTTGATGGTGTGCTTGATTACCTTCCAGCTCCAACAGATGTTGCAGCTATTGAAGGAATTGTTCCTGGTACAGAGGAAAAAGTTACTCGTCCAGCTGACGATAAAGCTCCATTCTCTGCACTAGCATTTAAAGTTATGACAGACCCGTTTGTTGGTAAATTAACATTCTTCCGTGTATATTCTGGAACACTACAATCCGGATCATACGTACGAAACTCTGTTAAGGATAAACGCGAACGTGTTGGACGTATTCTACAAATGCATGCGAATCACCGTGAAGAAATTTCTGAAGTATATTCTGGTGAAATCGCAGCAGCGGTTGGTTTGAAAGATACAACAACTGGAGACACACTTTGCGATGAAAAGAACCTTGTAATCTTAGAATCAATGGATTTCCCTGCCCCAGTTATCTCGGTTGCAATTGAACCAAAAACAAAAGCTGACCAAGATAAGATGGGTATTGCATTATCCAAACTTGCTGAAGAGGATCCAACTTTCAAAACTGAAACTAACGTAGAAACTGGTCAAACAATTATTTCTGGTATGGGTGAACTTCACCTAGACATCATTGTTGACCGTATGAAACGTGAATTTAAAGTAGAAGCAAATGTTGGTGCGCCACAAGTAGCATACCGTGAAACATTCCGTGCATCTGCTGAAGTCGAAGGTAAATTTGTACGTCAGTCTGGTGGTCGTGGACAATTCGGACACGTTTGGATCAAATTTGAACCAAACGAAGAAGGAGCAGGCTTCGAATTTAACAACAACATTGTTGGTGGGGTTGTACCACGTGAGTACATTCCTGCAGTTGAGCAAGGGGTTAGAGACTCACTGGAAAACGGTGTGTTAGCTGGTTATCCATTAGTTGATATTAAAGCTTCACTATTTGATGGTAGTTATCATGATGTTGACTCGAACGAAATGGCGTTTAAAGTCGCTGCATCAATGGCATTAAAAGCAGCTAAGAACAAGTGTAACCCGGTTATCTTGGAACCAATGATGCGTGTTGAAATTGTTATTCCAGAAGAATACATGGGTGATATCATGGGTGACGTTACTTCTCGTCGTGGACGTATTGAAGGAATGGAAGCTCGTGGTAACGCGCAAGTTGTTAAGGGCTTTGTACCACTTTCCGAAATGTTTGGTTATGCAACAGCATTACGTTCAAACACTCAAGGACGTGGAGTATACACAATGACATTTGATCATTATGAAGAAGTACCGAAGAGCATTTCTGAAGAAATTATTAAGAAAAACGCAGGCGAATAA
- the tuf gene encoding elongation factor Tu, translating to MAKEKFDRSKDHVNVGTLGHVDHGKTTLTAAITTVLAKHGGGEARAYDQIDGAPEERERGITISTSHVEYETETRHYAHVDCPGHADYVKNMITGAAQMDGAILVVSAADGPMPQTREHILLSRNVGVPAFVVFLNKVDMVDDEELLELVEMEVRDLLSEYDFPGDDVPVIKGSALKALEGEAKYEEAILELMAAVDEYVPTPERDNDKPFMMPVEDVFSITGRGTVATGRVERGQIKVGDEIEIIGLSEAPSKSTVTGVEMFRKLLDYAEAGDNIGALLRGVSREDINRGQVLAKPGTITPHTNFKAEVYVLSKEEGGRHTPFFSNYRPQFYFRTTDVTGVIQLPEGVEMIMPGDNTEMIVELISPIAIEDGTRFSIREGGRTVGSGVVSTITK from the coding sequence ATGGCTAAAGAAAAATTTGACCGCTCAAAAGATCACGTTAACGTTGGTACTCTTGGACACGTTGACCATGGTAAAACTACGTTAACTGCTGCAATTACAACTGTACTTGCAAAACACGGTGGTGGAGAAGCACGCGCTTACGACCAAATTGATGGTGCTCCAGAAGAAAGAGAACGTGGAATCACAATCTCAACTTCTCACGTAGAATATGAAACTGAAACTCGTCACTATGCTCACGTTGACTGCCCAGGTCACGCTGACTATGTTAAGAACATGATCACTGGTGCTGCACAAATGGACGGAGCTATTTTAGTAGTATCTGCTGCTGATGGTCCAATGCCACAAACTCGTGAACATATCCTTCTTTCTCGTAACGTTGGGGTACCTGCTTTCGTAGTATTCCTTAACAAAGTTGATATGGTTGACGATGAAGAATTACTTGAACTAGTTGAAATGGAAGTTCGTGATTTATTATCAGAATACGATTTCCCTGGTGATGATGTACCAGTAATCAAAGGTTCAGCTCTTAAAGCACTAGAAGGCGAAGCTAAATACGAAGAAGCTATTTTAGAATTAATGGCTGCTGTAGACGAATATGTTCCAACTCCAGAACGTGACAACGACAAACCATTCATGATGCCTGTTGAGGATGTATTCTCAATCACTGGTCGTGGTACAGTTGCAACTGGACGTGTAGAACGTGGTCAAATTAAAGTTGGGGATGAAATTGAAATCATTGGTCTTTCTGAAGCTCCAAGTAAATCAACTGTAACAGGTGTTGAAATGTTCCGTAAGCTTCTTGATTATGCTGAAGCAGGTGACAACATCGGTGCACTTCTTCGTGGGGTTTCTCGTGAAGATATCAACCGTGGTCAAGTATTAGCAAAACCAGGTACAATTACTCCACATACTAACTTCAAAGCTGAAGTTTATGTATTATCAAAGGAAGAAGGTGGACGTCATACTCCATTCTTCTCAAACTATCGCCCACAGTTCTACTTCCGTACAACGGACGTAACTGGAGTTATCCAACTTCCAGAAGGCGTAGAAATGATTATGCCTGGTGATAACACTGAAATGATCGTAGAACTTATTTCACCAATCGCTATTGAAGACGGTACTCGTTTCTCAATCCGTGAAGGTGGACGTACAGTAGGATCTGGCGTTGTTTCAACAATTACTAAATAA
- the rpsJ gene encoding 30S ribosomal protein S10: MAKEKIRIRLKAYDHRILDQSAEKIVETAKRSGANVSGPIPLPTEKAIYTVLRAVHKYKDSREQFEMRTHKRLIDIVDPTPKTVDSLMRLDLPSGVDIEIKL, from the coding sequence ATGGCAAAAGAGAAGATTAGAATTCGATTAAAAGCTTATGATCACCGTATTTTAGATCAATCAGCTGAGAAAATTGTAGAAACTGCGAAACGTTCTGGTGCTAATGTATCTGGACCAATTCCATTGCCTACAGAAAAAGCAATCTATACTGTATTACGTGCGGTGCACAAATACAAGGATTCTCGTGAGCAATTCGAAATGCGTACTCATAAACGCTTAATTGATATTGTTGATCCAACACCAAAAACAGTAGATTCGTTAATGCGTCTAGACTTACCATCTGGTGTGGATATAGAAATTAAATTATAA
- the rplC gene encoding 50S ribosomal protein L3 — protein MTKGILGRKIGMTQLFSENGELIPVTVIQAEPNVVLQKRTNENDGYEALQIGFADKKESRTNKAEKGHADKANTAPKRYVREIRNANLDEYEVGQEISVEVFQAGDKVDVTGTSKGKGFQGSIKRHGQSRGPMGHGSHYHRGPGSMGAVDAMRVFKGKKLPGHMGSKQITIQNLEIVNVDVERNLLLVKGNVPGAKKSYVEIKSAIKGN, from the coding sequence ATGACGAAAGGAATCTTAGGTCGTAAAATCGGCATGACTCAGCTTTTTTCTGAGAACGGAGAGTTGATCCCTGTTACAGTAATTCAGGCTGAGCCAAACGTAGTTCTACAAAAGAGAACAAATGAAAATGACGGTTATGAAGCACTACAAATCGGTTTTGCAGATAAAAAGGAATCACGTACTAATAAAGCGGAAAAAGGCCATGCTGATAAAGCAAACACAGCCCCTAAGCGCTACGTTCGTGAAATCCGTAACGCAAATCTTGACGAGTATGAAGTAGGTCAAGAAATCAGCGTTGAAGTTTTCCAAGCTGGAGATAAAGTTGATGTAACTGGAACATCTAAAGGTAAAGGATTCCAGGGTTCAATCAAACGTCACGGTCAATCACGTGGTCCAATGGGTCATGGTTCACATTATCATAGAGGACCAGGTTCAATGGGTGCAGTAGACGCGATGCGTGTCTTCAAAGGGAAAAAACTACCAGGACATATGGGTTCAAAACAAATTACAATTCAAAACCTTGAAATTGTTAATGTTGATGTTGAACGAAACTTGCTTTTAGTTAAGGGTAATGTACCTGGTGCGAAGAAATCTTATGTTGAAATCAAAAGCGCAATTAAAGGCAATTAA
- the rplD gene encoding 50S ribosomal protein L4 produces MPKVALFKQDGSNAGEIELNDVVFGIEPHTHVLHEAVVMQRASLRQGTHAVKNRSEVRGGGRKPWRQKGTGRARQGSIRSPQWVGGGVVFGPTPRSYSYKLPKKVRRLALRSALSSKVKEDNLVVLDSIAIDAPKTKEVVKMLAALNVDAKALIVTADKNEVVARSANNLQTVKVLTVEELNVLDLLSHDKLILTKDAAEKAGEVLA; encoded by the coding sequence ATGCCTAAAGTAGCACTATTTAAACAAGACGGAAGTAATGCTGGTGAAATTGAATTAAACGACGTTGTATTCGGAATTGAACCACATACTCACGTATTACATGAAGCAGTAGTAATGCAACGTGCATCTTTACGTCAAGGTACTCACGCTGTTAAAAACCGTTCTGAAGTACGCGGTGGTGGTCGTAAACCATGGCGCCAAAAAGGAACAGGTCGTGCACGTCAAGGATCTATTCGCTCACCACAATGGGTAGGCGGTGGAGTAGTTTTCGGACCGACACCACGTAGCTATAGCTATAAACTACCTAAGAAAGTACGTCGTTTAGCTCTTAGATCTGCATTATCTTCTAAAGTTAAGGAAGATAATCTAGTAGTATTGGACAGCATTGCAATCGATGCTCCAAAAACAAAAGAAGTAGTTAAAATGCTTGCTGCATTAAACGTTGATGCAAAAGCATTAATCGTAACTGCAGACAAAAATGAAGTTGTTGCTCGTTCAGCAAACAATCTTCAAACTGTAAAAGTGTTAACAGTTGAAGAATTGAATGTATTAGACTTGCTTTCGCATGATAAGTTGATCTTAACGAAGGATGCAGCTGAAAAAGCAGGGGAGGTGCTTGCATAA
- the rplW gene encoding 50S ribosomal protein L23 — translation MKEARDIIKRPVITEHSADLMAEKKYTFEVYPKANKTEIKDAIESVFGVKVLNVNTINVKGKLKRQGRYQGYRSDRKKAIVQLSEDSKELDFFEA, via the coding sequence ATGAAAGAGGCACGCGATATTATTAAACGCCCTGTCATTACGGAGCATTCTGCAGACTTAATGGCAGAAAAGAAATATACTTTCGAAGTATATCCAAAAGCAAATAAAACAGAAATCAAAGATGCGATTGAATCTGTCTTTGGTGTGAAAGTTTTAAACGTGAACACAATCAACGTTAAAGGTAAATTAAAGCGTCAAGGACGTTATCAAGGATATCGTTCGGATCGCAAAAAAGCTATCGTACAGCTTTCAGAGGATAGTAAAGAACTAGACTTCTTTGAAGCTTAA
- the rplB gene encoding 50S ribosomal protein L2: MAIKKFRPTSNGRRNMSVSDFAEITTDTPEKSLLSPLFKRGGRNNQGRLTVRHHGGGHKRQYRIIDFKRNKDGIPGRVATVEYDPNRTANIALINYADGEKRYILAPKGLQVGQVIESGADADIKVGNALPLVNIPVGTVIHNIELKPGNGGQLARSAGAEAQILGREEKYTLVRLASGEVRLILSTCRATVGQVGNIEHELIRIGKAGRSRWMGIRPTVRGSVMNPNDHPHGGGEGRTPIGRKSPMSPWGKPTLGYKTRTRNKPSDKYIVRKRKK, from the coding sequence ATGGCGATTAAAAAATTCAGACCAACATCAAATGGTCGTCGTAATATGTCTGTTTCAGATTTCGCAGAGATCACAACAGACACTCCAGAGAAATCCTTGTTAAGTCCATTATTCAAACGTGGCGGACGTAATAACCAAGGTAGATTAACTGTTCGTCATCACGGTGGCGGTCACAAGCGTCAATATCGTATTATTGACTTCAAACGCAACAAAGATGGTATACCAGGACGCGTTGCTACAGTTGAGTATGATCCAAACCGTACAGCAAACATCGCATTAATTAACTATGCTGATGGTGAAAAGCGTTATATCCTAGCTCCAAAAGGACTGCAAGTAGGTCAAGTAATTGAATCTGGAGCAGATGCAGATATCAAAGTTGGTAATGCATTACCACTAGTGAACATTCCAGTTGGTACTGTTATCCACAATATCGAATTAAAACCAGGTAATGGTGGACAATTAGCACGTTCTGCTGGAGCTGAAGCTCAAATCTTAGGACGTGAAGAAAAGTACACATTAGTACGTCTTGCTTCTGGTGAAGTTCGTTTAATTTTAAGCACTTGCCGCGCAACAGTTGGTCAAGTAGGAAATATTGAACATGAGCTTATCCGTATTGGTAAAGCAGGTCGTTCTCGTTGGATGGGTATTCGCCCAACAGTACGTGGATCTGTAATGAACCCTAACGATCACCCGCACGGTGGTGGTGAAGGACGTACACCAATCGGACGTAAATCACCTATGTCACCTTGGGGTAAACCAACTCTTGGTTACAAGACACGTACGCGTAACAAACCGTCTGATAAATATATCGTTCGTAAACGTAAAAAATAA